CGTCACAGGTTACTTCTTTTCTCCCACGTTCAATATTTCTAGAAATATGGTCCAACAAAAGGTGATTCGAATTTTTATGCCATGATGATGGTAGGCATAGCAACACTCTTTGCATCCGGATAAAAATGAAGCACTCTTTCCTGCCATCAAGTAAAAGTGTATCTACTGGCTGCAGATGTTGAATCTCTGTATAGATGTTATCTGCATTTTCATTTTGAAAGATCTTCATTACTCTTCAGGCTGCAGATGTTTTCTGGGTGTTGGTTAAGGATTTTTCCATTGGACTAGCCACAGGGAGGAAAGCGTTTAAAGATTGCATCACCTGTTCTGGTTGGGTTTGGTCTGGAGTAGCATCCTGATCCTATGGTGGTTGTTGTTCGTAAATCATGATTATCAGTCTTTGTTGAACAGTCGAAACATAGTAGTATAATTCTGCAGGATTTGCTTCATGTCATGTCCTGTCTACCAGTAGTTTTCTTTGAGTTATATTAATATGAACATTGCATTTGTGAACTGCAATCCTATCAATACGATTGTGTATGTGTGAATCCTAGTAACACTGTTTCATCATAATCATTTCATGAATAGCACATGCTTGAGATCTTCGGCTTAAGGTTGCCAAATTTCAAAGAAACTCTCTGCAACTCTGAACCAACTCAGCCTACGCCTAGACAGCTGCTAAACATACATGGACTGGCAAATTCGCTTCTGTGCTACTACCATGGACATGGGTCAGTTGTGTGCGTCGGTCATTTGCATCGGTGAGCAATCAGAGATCCGATGCGCTGACAAGTGCTACTGAAACCATATCCCTCGCTCGTTGAATAGCCTGAGCAAATAAAGAAGCTCGTCGTTTGACATCTTGGACGGCCTCTTCCCGGCGAGGTCGGTGGACTCTAAAGCACCGGCAATCCTTTCCTTGAAAGCCCCGACCTCTTCCGTGCTGAAACCAGCTGCTCGATCGCCGCTGTCGCCGTCTTCATCGCTGCAGGCTTCGTCATTACCGTCGTCATCAAGAACACCGAGGATGATGCCACTGCCAGTGCCAGGGGCATCGCTTGTGCATCTCTCGCTTCTCTGAGACCGCTTGAGAAGATCCAGGATCTTCCTTTTCTGCTTGAAGATGGCACCGAGGGTCTTGTTCTTCTGCCCGAAGCACTCCCGTGTGAAGCCCAGCCACTCGGCGAGGTCGACCTCAGGCGGAGCCCCCCTCGGCTGGATCTCGACGAGGGAGGAGTCTACCCTGGGCATGGGAACGAAGTCCCTCTTGCTCACGTCCATGAGCAGCTTCACGTCCGCTACCATGCGGACGTTGGCTGCCAGGCGGTTATACTCCGAGTCGCCTGGCATGGCCACGAGCCGCCGCGCGAACTCCTTCTGCAGCAGGAGCGTTGCTGTCCGGAAGTGGTACGTCCCGAACAGCAGCTTCGCGATGAGCGGCGAGGAGATCCCATAGGGGATGTTAGCCACACAAACGTCGAACTTTGGGAATTCGGTCTCCATGGCGTCCCCCTGGATCACCTGGCAACGGAGAAAGAAGATTCCATTCGTCATTTGACATTAGGCATTTGATCGAGCAGGTGGTGGGCGCCGGCAGATACAGACCGTGAGCTTGTGCGCCAGGTCGAGTGCCCCGAAACGGGCCGTGACTGCGTCGACCATGCGCGGGTCGATCTCGACGGCGGTGACGCGGTCGGCCGGGGAGGCGAGGAGGCGGGCTGTGAGGTTGCCGGTGCCGGGGCCGACCTCGAGTACGGCGTCGCCCGGGCGGAGCGCGGCGTGGCGCGCGATGGCGTCGAGGACGCGTGGGTTGGTGAGGAGGTGCTGGCCCCGCGGCTTGTGTAGCCGGAAGCGCCCATCCCACGCCTCCGACGCCAGTGACGACGAGGCGGAGAAGGCGGCGAGGCGGGCTCGAGAGTTCGAGACGGCGCGGTTCATATCCGGTTTGGCTCGGTTCGCTCCGTGATGTTGTTCgacttttgccgtttgagagcaaTTCCAACGGGTCTAGACGGACACATGTTCATTTTGTTTATGGTCTATTTTTtctgtcctagttttttttgtttcttgttactACGTTATATATTTGtgagagcttagatgtgacatccttaaaaaacatctagatgtgaattagacaaactgaattCCAACAGCCCTCGTAAAATCTTTTCCCGTAAAAGTggttataagagcatctccaatgaaAGATTTCTATCTAGAGGCACGTCGCGATTCGGACGTATTTTTCGGCGCTCCATTGCCGCCGGCCGGTTCGTCCCTGCTGCCGTTCCATGCTAATGACCTTTTTCCTAAGCTAAATTGTCCCTTGATAAAAAtcaaatccaaattcaaatttaaattgcaaGTCAAATTATTGTTTCTCCAAACAGTAAAATAAAAATGTtggttgggttgcaaatattcactaagtaaTTTTCATGTAAAATCCAACATCATTTGAATTATTAAAATGCCCTTAACCTATTTAAAACTTATCCAAAATCATTAAATTGAGTCTTCTAGATTAAATATatatttaaactattcaaaataagTTGAGACTTGCCATGCTAGCTCAAAACATTGCATGGTATTTATGTGCTAAGTTGCGTATGCAACTAAAATTAATTGGTATTTAATTTAAttgtaaaacagaaaagaaataaagaaaagaaCAAAAGAGACACTGTGCCACTAGACCATAAGTCCACAGTAAAGGCCTAGCCCAacttcccctgtcgtcttcctcgtgTTCACCGCGCCCCCGTGGAGTACCCGAGCGCATCCTTGGCCGGGGATCGCCACACGCCAGTCATCCAGGCCTCCCTGGCGAGGATAATATCATCCCCGGCGGCAGGGGTTTCGTCCGCATCCACTAGCCTACGTAGTTCTTCCCCTTTCGCCTCGGATTCGCCACTGCGAGCACACGAGCGCCCCCGTCGCCATGGACCTCGTCGTTCCTGCAGCCATTGTCACCCCCGTTCCGTAGcaacgtgtccacgagctccgtcatcatcttctgcatcatccACGCACCTCGAGTTTGTGTTGGGAGCCCCTGCATCGCCGGATCTGCCGTCGTCTTCAACATTCGGCCACCGACACGTCCACGACGACTGTCGTCGTTCTGCTACTCCTAAGCCACCCGCTGGGCCTCCTTGTGCCTCCATGGTGAGCTCCCGCTGCTTTTCCCTCTCTCCCACGCTCGGTTCCGCCTTCCTAGCCGCTTctctcgccatggccgaagctcctCTCCGTCGGCCACGTCATAGATGCAGCCACAACAAGCAGAGCTTGCGTCCGAGCTCCACAACAAGCTCTTGGCATCCCTAGGAAGCCATCGGGCTGCCCAGCGTCACTTGCCGCTCCCCATAGCGCCTAAAGCAAGCTCGCCCAAAGCCGCCATCGCTGCACGTCGATGTGTGGGGTTTCCTCCCCCTTCGTTCTTGGGGGTGTCTACCATGTAGACACCGTAGGTGGAGGTTGCTGCCCACTTGCCGGTGTGATTGATGGCAAGTGGCGGAGCGTTATATGATGTGTCGCCAACTTCTTCGTCTATGTCGGTTGCCTCCTTAGAGGCATCGGCTAGgacgtcggttaagtcctcgacggtagcaACTAGGTGGGTGGAGGGTGGGTTGAAAATTCCAGCTTCTCCTGGGTTTTCCCAGATCTGATCGTACACCAAGTGTCGATTGTCCCAGATCGCGAGGCTCGGAATGCAATCCAACATCTCATTCAGGAGCACCTTGTCGGCTTCGCCCATACCCTGGTTGAAGGTTGGGCTTGGCAGGAGTTTTCCCGAGATCCGATCTGACATGGTCCTGGGGTCTTTGTTGGTCAAGCTAGATACCTGTCCATCACAATAGTGTTCGGTTCCAAGCTCAAGGCGAGATCTGAGGCGTGATCCATGTCGTGGTACTGATCTGGGATTGAATCTGAGGTCTAGACAGAAGCATTAGTGTGGTCTTCGGTCTGGTCTGACACCCAGCCCGATAATGCAAACT
This region of Triticum aestivum cultivar Chinese Spring chromosome 2D, IWGSC CS RefSeq v2.1, whole genome shotgun sequence genomic DNA includes:
- the LOC123052572 gene encoding ribosomal RNA small subunit methyltransferase, mitochondrial, which codes for MNRAVSNSRARLAAFSASSSLASEAWDGRFRLHKPRGQHLLTNPRVLDAIARHAALRPGDAVLEVGPGTGNLTARLLASPADRVTAVEIDPRMVDAVTARFGALDLAHKLTVIQGDAMETEFPKFDVCVANIPYGISSPLIAKLLFGTYHFRTATLLLQKEFARRLVAMPGDSEYNRLAANVRMVADVKLLMDVSKRDFVPMPRVDSSLVEIQPRGAPPEVDLAEWLGFTRECFGQKNKTLGAIFKQKRKILDLLKRSQRSERCTSDAPGTGSGIILGVLDDDGNDEACSDEDGDSGDRAAGFSTEEVGAFKERIAGALESTDLAGKRPSKMSNDELLYLLRLFNERGIWFQ